In one Silene latifolia isolate original U9 population chromosome 10, ASM4854445v1, whole genome shotgun sequence genomic region, the following are encoded:
- the LOC141605967 gene encoding transcriptional corepressor LEUNIG-like isoform X8: MSQTNWEADKMLDVYIHDYFVKRKLHASANAFQQEGKVSTDPVAIDAPGGFLFEWWSVFWDIFIARTNDKHSDAAASYLETQVSKAREQQYLQQQKSQQLQQQQMQMMMRQNQQHPQQQQPRRDNAQLLNGNSNGVGNSDLLMRQNPGGSMNAVAAKIFEEKLKLPTQRDLSDDIKQKFMDNGGPRLDQNQASMLKSAGVGGHHPGQTLHGTVGGGISGNLQQFQNQSPQLPISGQDMKSEVNPIINGRASGQLGPEASLMGVPGSNQGGNSLTLKGWPLTGFEQLRPGLMPQQKSMIQSPQTLHPMQQQMLFQGQHNIASPSTELEARRLKMMFSNNQNVSIGKDGQLSNLGDVPNVGSPVQVGCPVLPHGDPEMLMKQQLANNQQQSQISQNALSSPSPLVSNQINQVDNKIGVGSMTMEASTPNSFRGNDQASKSQMGRKRKQPMSSSGPANSSGTANTTGPSPSSAPSTPSTHTPGDVMSMSNLPHSGGSSRPPLMFGSDSVGTLTSAPNQLPDVNRFDDDATLDDNVASFLSHEEGDARDAISRNMEESKVTGFTVKQKASIQASTSKVNCCHFSADGKLLATGGHDKKAVLWLTDSQKHKSILEEHTHMITDVRFSPSMSRLATSSFDKTVRVWDSDNGYSLRNFTGHSTSVMSLDFHPTEEDLICSNDSNGEIRIWSITKGSCPRVLEGATVMVRFQPVFAKCLAAASDSHVKIIDTQSFRCIEQLQGHAKKLHSICWHPSGERLACLSEDMVRVWRVGSSGSKWQCLHELNSNGNKFNTCVFHPVFPSLLIIGCYQNLELWDMVENKTMTVIAHEGLITSLTASTATGSFASASHDKCVKIWE, encoded by the exons ATGTCACAGACTAATTGGGAAGCTGATAAAAT GTTAGATGTTTATATACATGATTATTTTGTGAAGAGGAAATTACATGCTTCTGCTAATGCTTTTCAGCAAGAAGGAAAAGTGTCTACTGATCCTGTTG CAATTGATGCTCCAGGGGGATTCCTTTTCGAGTGGTGGTCGGTGTTTTGGGACATTTTCATTGCAAGGACTAATGATAAGCACTCAGATGCAGCGGCGTCTTACCTTGAG ACTCAAGTATCCAAAGCTAGGGAGCAGCAATACTTACAGCAACAAAAATCCCAGCAACTCCAACAACAACAGATGCAAATGATGATGAGACAGAATCAACAGCATCCACAACAACAACAGCCCCGGAGAGACAATGCCCAGCTTTTAAATGGTAATTCCAATGGAGTTGGAAATTCTGATCTTCTTATGAGACAGAATCCTGGTGGATCTATGAATGCTGTGGCCGCAAAGATATTTGAAGAGAAATTAAAGCTTCCGACCCAGAGAGATCTTTCTGATGACATTAAG CAAAAGTTTATGGACAACGGGGGCCCACGTTTGGATCAAAACCAAGCATCAATGTTGAAATCAGCTGGAGTTGGTGGCCATCATCCAGG ACAAACTTTGCATGGGACTGTTGGAGGAGGCATCTCAGGAAATCTTCAGCAATTTCAGAATCAGAGTCCACAACTTCCAATTTCTGGACAA GATATGAAATCTGAAGTGAACCCAATTATAAATGGAAGAGCTAGTGGTCAACTTGGTCCAGAAGCGTCTTTGATGGGCGTTCCAG GGTCAAATCAAGGTGGAAACAGCCTGACACTGAAAGGATGGCCATTGACT GGATTTGAACAACTTCGACCTGGGCTTATGCCGCAGCAAAAGTCTATGATTCAGTCGCCCCAGACTTTGCACCCAATGCAACAACAAATGTTGTTTCAAGGACAACATAACATAGCATCTCCTTCCACGGAGCTCGAGGCTAGAAGGCTGAAAATGATGTTTAGTAATAACCAAAATGTAAGTATTGGGAAAGATGGGCAACTAAGTAATCTTGGCGACGTTCCAAATGTTGGTTCTCCTGTGCAAGTTGGTTGTCCAGTTTTGCCTCATGGGGACCCTGAAATGCTTATGAAG CAACAACTAgcaaacaaccaacaacaatcacAAATATCTCAAAACGCGTTGTCAAGCCCGTCGCCACTGGTTTCTAATCAGATCAATCAGGTTGATAATAAAATAGGGGTTGGAAGTATGACTATGGAGGCTAGTACTCCTAATTCATTTCGCGGAAATGATCAG GCTTCAAAAAGTCAGATGGGGAGGAAGAGGAAGCAACCAATGTCATCCTCGGGCCCTGCTAATAGCTCGGGTACGGCAAATACTACAGGCCCTTCACCCAGTTCAGCACCTTCAACGCCATCGACGCACACACCGGGCGATGTTATGTCTATGTCAAATTTACCACATAGTGGTGGTTCTTCGAGGCCCCCACTTATGTTTGGCTCTGATAGTGTAGGCACGCTTACATCAGCTCCGAATCAACTA CCTGATGTGAACCGATTTGATGATGATGCAACTTTGGATGATAATGTTGCATCATTCTTGTCTCACGAAGAGGGGGATGCAAGGGATGCTATTAGTCGGAATATGGAAGAAAGCAAAG TCACAGGTTTTACAGTCAAGCAGAAAGCGAGTATTCAGGCAAGCACTAGTAAAGTCAACTGTTGTCATTTCTCTGCAGACGGAAAACTGCTGGCCACCGGTGGCCATGATAAGAAG GCTGTGCTGTGGCTCACTGATAGTCAAAAGCATAAATCCATTCTTGAGGAACATACTCATATGATAACAGATGTTCGGTTTAGTCCAAGCATGTCACGGTTGGCAACATCATCGTTCGACAAAACTGTTCGGGTTTGGGATTCTGATAAT GGCTATTCCCTTCGAAATTTCACAGGCCACTCTACATCTGTCATGTCATTAGATTTCCATCCAACAGAGGAGGATCTTATCTGCTCTAATGATTCAAATGGCGAGATACGGATCTGGAGTATTACAAAGGGCAGTTGTCCTAGGGTTTTAGAG GGGGCTACAGTAATGGTCAGATTTCAGCCTGTTTTTGCAAAATGTCTTGCGGCTGCTTCAGATTCACATGTTAAAATAATTGATACACAGAGCTTCCGATGCATTGAGCAGTTACAG GGCCATGCAAAAAAATTGCATTCCATCTGTTGGCATCCTTCTGGCGAACGTCTGGCATGCTTGAGCGAGGACATGGTAAGAGTGTGGAGAGTTGGTTCATCGGGCAGCAAATGGCAATGCCTGCATGAACTAAATAGCAATGGCAATAAGTTTAACACGTGTGTATTCCACCCTGTCTTCCCTTCTCTGCTTATCATAGGCTGTTACCAG AATTTGGAACTTTGGGATATGGTGGAAAACAAAACAATGACCGTAATAGCTCATGAAGGACTAATCACGTCCTTGACTGCATCTACTGCCACTGGGTCGTTCGCTTCTGCCAGCCACGACAAGTGTGTCAAGATATGGGAGTGA
- the LOC141605967 gene encoding transcriptional corepressor LEUNIG-like isoform X2 gives MSQTNWEADKMLDVYIHDYFVKRKLHASANAFQQEGKVSTDPVAIDAPGGFLFEWWSVFWDIFIARTNDKHSDAAASYLETQVSKAREQQYLQQQKSQQLQQQQMQMMMRQNQQHPQQQQPRRDNAQLLNGNSNGVGNSDLLMRQNPGGSMNAVAAKIFEEKLKLPTQRDLSDDIKQKFMDNGGPRLDQNQASMLKSAGVGGHHPGQTLHGTVGGGISGNLQQFQNQSPQLPISGQDMKSEVNPIINGRASGQLGPEASLMGVPGSNQGGNSLTLKGWPLTGFEQLRPGLMPQQKSMIQSPQTLHPMQQQMLFQGQHNIASPSTELEARRLKMMFSNNQNVSIGKDGQLSNLGDVPNVGSPVQVGCPVLPHGDPEMLMKQQQLANNQQQSQISQNALSSPSPLVSNQINQVDNKIGVGSMTMEASTPNSFRGNDQASKSQMGRKRKQPMSSSGPANSSGTANTTGPSPSSAPSTPSTHTPGDVMSMSNLPHSGGSSRPPLMFGSDSVGTLTSAPNQLPDVNRFDDDATLDDNVASFLSHEEGDARDAISRNMEESKVTGFTVKQKASIQASTSKVNCCHFSADGKLLATGGHDKKAVLWLTDSQKHKSILEEHTHMITDVRFSPSMSRLATSSFDKTVRVWDSDNQGYSLRNFTGHSTSVMSLDFHPTEEDLICSNDSNGEIRIWSITKGSCPRVLEGATVMVRFQPVFAKCLAAASDSHVKIIDTQSFRCIEQLQGHAKKLHSICWHPSGERLACLSEDMVRVWRVGSSGSKWQCLHELNSNGNKFNTCVFHPVFPSLLIIGCYQNLELWDMVENKTMTVIAHEGLITSLTASTATGSFASASHDKCVKIWE, from the exons ATGTCACAGACTAATTGGGAAGCTGATAAAAT GTTAGATGTTTATATACATGATTATTTTGTGAAGAGGAAATTACATGCTTCTGCTAATGCTTTTCAGCAAGAAGGAAAAGTGTCTACTGATCCTGTTG CAATTGATGCTCCAGGGGGATTCCTTTTCGAGTGGTGGTCGGTGTTTTGGGACATTTTCATTGCAAGGACTAATGATAAGCACTCAGATGCAGCGGCGTCTTACCTTGAG ACTCAAGTATCCAAAGCTAGGGAGCAGCAATACTTACAGCAACAAAAATCCCAGCAACTCCAACAACAACAGATGCAAATGATGATGAGACAGAATCAACAGCATCCACAACAACAACAGCCCCGGAGAGACAATGCCCAGCTTTTAAATGGTAATTCCAATGGAGTTGGAAATTCTGATCTTCTTATGAGACAGAATCCTGGTGGATCTATGAATGCTGTGGCCGCAAAGATATTTGAAGAGAAATTAAAGCTTCCGACCCAGAGAGATCTTTCTGATGACATTAAG CAAAAGTTTATGGACAACGGGGGCCCACGTTTGGATCAAAACCAAGCATCAATGTTGAAATCAGCTGGAGTTGGTGGCCATCATCCAGG ACAAACTTTGCATGGGACTGTTGGAGGAGGCATCTCAGGAAATCTTCAGCAATTTCAGAATCAGAGTCCACAACTTCCAATTTCTGGACAA GATATGAAATCTGAAGTGAACCCAATTATAAATGGAAGAGCTAGTGGTCAACTTGGTCCAGAAGCGTCTTTGATGGGCGTTCCAG GGTCAAATCAAGGTGGAAACAGCCTGACACTGAAAGGATGGCCATTGACT GGATTTGAACAACTTCGACCTGGGCTTATGCCGCAGCAAAAGTCTATGATTCAGTCGCCCCAGACTTTGCACCCAATGCAACAACAAATGTTGTTTCAAGGACAACATAACATAGCATCTCCTTCCACGGAGCTCGAGGCTAGAAGGCTGAAAATGATGTTTAGTAATAACCAAAATGTAAGTATTGGGAAAGATGGGCAACTAAGTAATCTTGGCGACGTTCCAAATGTTGGTTCTCCTGTGCAAGTTGGTTGTCCAGTTTTGCCTCATGGGGACCCTGAAATGCTTATGAAG CAGCAACAACTAgcaaacaaccaacaacaatcacAAATATCTCAAAACGCGTTGTCAAGCCCGTCGCCACTGGTTTCTAATCAGATCAATCAGGTTGATAATAAAATAGGGGTTGGAAGTATGACTATGGAGGCTAGTACTCCTAATTCATTTCGCGGAAATGATCAG GCTTCAAAAAGTCAGATGGGGAGGAAGAGGAAGCAACCAATGTCATCCTCGGGCCCTGCTAATAGCTCGGGTACGGCAAATACTACAGGCCCTTCACCCAGTTCAGCACCTTCAACGCCATCGACGCACACACCGGGCGATGTTATGTCTATGTCAAATTTACCACATAGTGGTGGTTCTTCGAGGCCCCCACTTATGTTTGGCTCTGATAGTGTAGGCACGCTTACATCAGCTCCGAATCAACTA CCTGATGTGAACCGATTTGATGATGATGCAACTTTGGATGATAATGTTGCATCATTCTTGTCTCACGAAGAGGGGGATGCAAGGGATGCTATTAGTCGGAATATGGAAGAAAGCAAAG TCACAGGTTTTACAGTCAAGCAGAAAGCGAGTATTCAGGCAAGCACTAGTAAAGTCAACTGTTGTCATTTCTCTGCAGACGGAAAACTGCTGGCCACCGGTGGCCATGATAAGAAG GCTGTGCTGTGGCTCACTGATAGTCAAAAGCATAAATCCATTCTTGAGGAACATACTCATATGATAACAGATGTTCGGTTTAGTCCAAGCATGTCACGGTTGGCAACATCATCGTTCGACAAAACTGTTCGGGTTTGGGATTCTGATAAT CAGGGCTATTCCCTTCGAAATTTCACAGGCCACTCTACATCTGTCATGTCATTAGATTTCCATCCAACAGAGGAGGATCTTATCTGCTCTAATGATTCAAATGGCGAGATACGGATCTGGAGTATTACAAAGGGCAGTTGTCCTAGGGTTTTAGAG GGGGCTACAGTAATGGTCAGATTTCAGCCTGTTTTTGCAAAATGTCTTGCGGCTGCTTCAGATTCACATGTTAAAATAATTGATACACAGAGCTTCCGATGCATTGAGCAGTTACAG GGCCATGCAAAAAAATTGCATTCCATCTGTTGGCATCCTTCTGGCGAACGTCTGGCATGCTTGAGCGAGGACATGGTAAGAGTGTGGAGAGTTGGTTCATCGGGCAGCAAATGGCAATGCCTGCATGAACTAAATAGCAATGGCAATAAGTTTAACACGTGTGTATTCCACCCTGTCTTCCCTTCTCTGCTTATCATAGGCTGTTACCAG AATTTGGAACTTTGGGATATGGTGGAAAACAAAACAATGACCGTAATAGCTCATGAAGGACTAATCACGTCCTTGACTGCATCTACTGCCACTGGGTCGTTCGCTTCTGCCAGCCACGACAAGTGTGTCAAGATATGGGAGTGA
- the LOC141605967 gene encoding transcriptional corepressor LEUNIG-like isoform X5: protein MSQTNWEADKMLDVYIHDYFVKRKLHASANAFQQEGKVSTDPVAIDAPGGFLFEWWSVFWDIFIARTNDKHSDAAASYLETQVSKAREQQYLQQQKSQQLQQQQMQMMMRQNQQHPQQQQPRRDNAQLLNGNSNGVGNSDLLMRQNPGGSMNAVAAKIFEEKLKLPTQRDLSDDIKQKFMDNGGPRLDQNQASMLKSAGVGGHHPGQTLHGTVGGGISGNLQQFQNQSPQLPISGQDMKSEVNPIINGRASGQLGPEASLMGVPGSNQGGNSLTLKGWPLTGFEQLRPGLMPQQKSMIQSPQTLHPMQQQMLFQGQHNIASPSTELEARRLKMMFSNNQNVSIGKDGQLSNLGDVPNVGSPVQVGCPVLPHGDPEMLMKQQLANNQQQSQISQNALSSPSPLVSNQINQVDNKIGVGSMTMEASTPNSFRGNDQASKSQMGRKRKQPMSSSGPANSSGTANTTGPSPSSAPSTPSTHTPGDVMSMSNLPHSGGSSRPPLMFGSDSVGTLTSAPNQLPDVNRFDDDATLDDNVASFLSHEEGDARDAISRNMEESKVTGFTVKQKASIQASTSKVNCCHFSADGKLLATGGHDKKAVLWLTDSQKHKSILEEHTHMITDVRFSPSMSRLATSSFDKTVRVWDSDNQGYSLRNFTGHSTSVMSLDFHPTEEDLICSNDSNGEIRIWSITKGSCPRVLEGATVMVRFQPVFAKCLAAASDSHVKIIDTQSFRCIEQLQGHAKKLHSICWHPSGERLACLSEDMVRVWRVGSSGSKWQCLHELNSNGNKFNTCVFHPVFPSLLIIGCYQNLELWDMVENKTMTVIAHEGLITSLTASTATGSFASASHDKCVKIWE from the exons ATGTCACAGACTAATTGGGAAGCTGATAAAAT GTTAGATGTTTATATACATGATTATTTTGTGAAGAGGAAATTACATGCTTCTGCTAATGCTTTTCAGCAAGAAGGAAAAGTGTCTACTGATCCTGTTG CAATTGATGCTCCAGGGGGATTCCTTTTCGAGTGGTGGTCGGTGTTTTGGGACATTTTCATTGCAAGGACTAATGATAAGCACTCAGATGCAGCGGCGTCTTACCTTGAG ACTCAAGTATCCAAAGCTAGGGAGCAGCAATACTTACAGCAACAAAAATCCCAGCAACTCCAACAACAACAGATGCAAATGATGATGAGACAGAATCAACAGCATCCACAACAACAACAGCCCCGGAGAGACAATGCCCAGCTTTTAAATGGTAATTCCAATGGAGTTGGAAATTCTGATCTTCTTATGAGACAGAATCCTGGTGGATCTATGAATGCTGTGGCCGCAAAGATATTTGAAGAGAAATTAAAGCTTCCGACCCAGAGAGATCTTTCTGATGACATTAAG CAAAAGTTTATGGACAACGGGGGCCCACGTTTGGATCAAAACCAAGCATCAATGTTGAAATCAGCTGGAGTTGGTGGCCATCATCCAGG ACAAACTTTGCATGGGACTGTTGGAGGAGGCATCTCAGGAAATCTTCAGCAATTTCAGAATCAGAGTCCACAACTTCCAATTTCTGGACAA GATATGAAATCTGAAGTGAACCCAATTATAAATGGAAGAGCTAGTGGTCAACTTGGTCCAGAAGCGTCTTTGATGGGCGTTCCAG GGTCAAATCAAGGTGGAAACAGCCTGACACTGAAAGGATGGCCATTGACT GGATTTGAACAACTTCGACCTGGGCTTATGCCGCAGCAAAAGTCTATGATTCAGTCGCCCCAGACTTTGCACCCAATGCAACAACAAATGTTGTTTCAAGGACAACATAACATAGCATCTCCTTCCACGGAGCTCGAGGCTAGAAGGCTGAAAATGATGTTTAGTAATAACCAAAATGTAAGTATTGGGAAAGATGGGCAACTAAGTAATCTTGGCGACGTTCCAAATGTTGGTTCTCCTGTGCAAGTTGGTTGTCCAGTTTTGCCTCATGGGGACCCTGAAATGCTTATGAAG CAACAACTAgcaaacaaccaacaacaatcacAAATATCTCAAAACGCGTTGTCAAGCCCGTCGCCACTGGTTTCTAATCAGATCAATCAGGTTGATAATAAAATAGGGGTTGGAAGTATGACTATGGAGGCTAGTACTCCTAATTCATTTCGCGGAAATGATCAG GCTTCAAAAAGTCAGATGGGGAGGAAGAGGAAGCAACCAATGTCATCCTCGGGCCCTGCTAATAGCTCGGGTACGGCAAATACTACAGGCCCTTCACCCAGTTCAGCACCTTCAACGCCATCGACGCACACACCGGGCGATGTTATGTCTATGTCAAATTTACCACATAGTGGTGGTTCTTCGAGGCCCCCACTTATGTTTGGCTCTGATAGTGTAGGCACGCTTACATCAGCTCCGAATCAACTA CCTGATGTGAACCGATTTGATGATGATGCAACTTTGGATGATAATGTTGCATCATTCTTGTCTCACGAAGAGGGGGATGCAAGGGATGCTATTAGTCGGAATATGGAAGAAAGCAAAG TCACAGGTTTTACAGTCAAGCAGAAAGCGAGTATTCAGGCAAGCACTAGTAAAGTCAACTGTTGTCATTTCTCTGCAGACGGAAAACTGCTGGCCACCGGTGGCCATGATAAGAAG GCTGTGCTGTGGCTCACTGATAGTCAAAAGCATAAATCCATTCTTGAGGAACATACTCATATGATAACAGATGTTCGGTTTAGTCCAAGCATGTCACGGTTGGCAACATCATCGTTCGACAAAACTGTTCGGGTTTGGGATTCTGATAAT CAGGGCTATTCCCTTCGAAATTTCACAGGCCACTCTACATCTGTCATGTCATTAGATTTCCATCCAACAGAGGAGGATCTTATCTGCTCTAATGATTCAAATGGCGAGATACGGATCTGGAGTATTACAAAGGGCAGTTGTCCTAGGGTTTTAGAG GGGGCTACAGTAATGGTCAGATTTCAGCCTGTTTTTGCAAAATGTCTTGCGGCTGCTTCAGATTCACATGTTAAAATAATTGATACACAGAGCTTCCGATGCATTGAGCAGTTACAG GGCCATGCAAAAAAATTGCATTCCATCTGTTGGCATCCTTCTGGCGAACGTCTGGCATGCTTGAGCGAGGACATGGTAAGAGTGTGGAGAGTTGGTTCATCGGGCAGCAAATGGCAATGCCTGCATGAACTAAATAGCAATGGCAATAAGTTTAACACGTGTGTATTCCACCCTGTCTTCCCTTCTCTGCTTATCATAGGCTGTTACCAG AATTTGGAACTTTGGGATATGGTGGAAAACAAAACAATGACCGTAATAGCTCATGAAGGACTAATCACGTCCTTGACTGCATCTACTGCCACTGGGTCGTTCGCTTCTGCCAGCCACGACAAGTGTGTCAAGATATGGGAGTGA
- the LOC141605967 gene encoding transcriptional corepressor LEUNIG-like isoform X6, producing MSQTNWEADKMLDVYIHDYFVKRKLHASANAFQQEGKVSTDPVAIDAPGGFLFEWWSVFWDIFIARTNDKHSDAAASYLETQVSKAREQQYLQQQKSQQLQQQQMQMMMRQNQQHPQQQQPRRDNAQLLNGNSNGVGNSDLLMRQNPGGSMNAVAAKIFEEKLKLPTQRDLSDDIKQKFMDNGGPRLDQNQASMLKSAGVGGHHPGQTLHGTVGGGISGNLQQFQNQSPQLPISGQDMKSEVNPIINGRASGQLGPEASLMGVPGSNQGGNSLTLKGWPLTGFEQLRPGLMPQQKSMIQSPQTLHPMQQQMLFQGQHNIASPSTELEARRLKMMFSNNQNVSIGKDGQLSNLGDVPNVGSPVQVGCPVLPHGDPEMLMKQQQLANNQQQSQISQNALSSPSPLVSNQINQVDNKIGVGSMTMEASTPNSFRGNDQASKSQMGRKRKQPMSSSGPANSSGTANTTGPSPSSAPSTPSTHTPGDVMSMSNLPHSGGSSRPPLMFGSDSVGTLTSAPNQLPDVNRFDDDATLDDNVASFLSHEEGDARDAISRNMEESKVTGFTVKQKASIQASTSKVNCCHFSADGKLLATGGHDKKAVLWLTDSQKHKSILEEHTHMITDVRFSPSMSRLATSSFDKTVRVWDSDNGYSLRNFTGHSTSVMSLDFHPTEEDLICSNDSNGEIRIWSITKGSCPRVLEGATVMVRFQPVFAKCLAAASDSHVKIIDTQSFRCIEQLQGHAKKLHSICWHPSGERLACLSEDMVRVWRVGSSGSKWQCLHELNSNGNKFNTCVFHPVFPSLLIIGCYQNLELWDMVENKTMTVIAHEGLITSLTASTATGSFASASHDKCVKIWE from the exons ATGTCACAGACTAATTGGGAAGCTGATAAAAT GTTAGATGTTTATATACATGATTATTTTGTGAAGAGGAAATTACATGCTTCTGCTAATGCTTTTCAGCAAGAAGGAAAAGTGTCTACTGATCCTGTTG CAATTGATGCTCCAGGGGGATTCCTTTTCGAGTGGTGGTCGGTGTTTTGGGACATTTTCATTGCAAGGACTAATGATAAGCACTCAGATGCAGCGGCGTCTTACCTTGAG ACTCAAGTATCCAAAGCTAGGGAGCAGCAATACTTACAGCAACAAAAATCCCAGCAACTCCAACAACAACAGATGCAAATGATGATGAGACAGAATCAACAGCATCCACAACAACAACAGCCCCGGAGAGACAATGCCCAGCTTTTAAATGGTAATTCCAATGGAGTTGGAAATTCTGATCTTCTTATGAGACAGAATCCTGGTGGATCTATGAATGCTGTGGCCGCAAAGATATTTGAAGAGAAATTAAAGCTTCCGACCCAGAGAGATCTTTCTGATGACATTAAG CAAAAGTTTATGGACAACGGGGGCCCACGTTTGGATCAAAACCAAGCATCAATGTTGAAATCAGCTGGAGTTGGTGGCCATCATCCAGG ACAAACTTTGCATGGGACTGTTGGAGGAGGCATCTCAGGAAATCTTCAGCAATTTCAGAATCAGAGTCCACAACTTCCAATTTCTGGACAA GATATGAAATCTGAAGTGAACCCAATTATAAATGGAAGAGCTAGTGGTCAACTTGGTCCAGAAGCGTCTTTGATGGGCGTTCCAG GGTCAAATCAAGGTGGAAACAGCCTGACACTGAAAGGATGGCCATTGACT GGATTTGAACAACTTCGACCTGGGCTTATGCCGCAGCAAAAGTCTATGATTCAGTCGCCCCAGACTTTGCACCCAATGCAACAACAAATGTTGTTTCAAGGACAACATAACATAGCATCTCCTTCCACGGAGCTCGAGGCTAGAAGGCTGAAAATGATGTTTAGTAATAACCAAAATGTAAGTATTGGGAAAGATGGGCAACTAAGTAATCTTGGCGACGTTCCAAATGTTGGTTCTCCTGTGCAAGTTGGTTGTCCAGTTTTGCCTCATGGGGACCCTGAAATGCTTATGAAG CAGCAACAACTAgcaaacaaccaacaacaatcacAAATATCTCAAAACGCGTTGTCAAGCCCGTCGCCACTGGTTTCTAATCAGATCAATCAGGTTGATAATAAAATAGGGGTTGGAAGTATGACTATGGAGGCTAGTACTCCTAATTCATTTCGCGGAAATGATCAG GCTTCAAAAAGTCAGATGGGGAGGAAGAGGAAGCAACCAATGTCATCCTCGGGCCCTGCTAATAGCTCGGGTACGGCAAATACTACAGGCCCTTCACCCAGTTCAGCACCTTCAACGCCATCGACGCACACACCGGGCGATGTTATGTCTATGTCAAATTTACCACATAGTGGTGGTTCTTCGAGGCCCCCACTTATGTTTGGCTCTGATAGTGTAGGCACGCTTACATCAGCTCCGAATCAACTA CCTGATGTGAACCGATTTGATGATGATGCAACTTTGGATGATAATGTTGCATCATTCTTGTCTCACGAAGAGGGGGATGCAAGGGATGCTATTAGTCGGAATATGGAAGAAAGCAAAG TCACAGGTTTTACAGTCAAGCAGAAAGCGAGTATTCAGGCAAGCACTAGTAAAGTCAACTGTTGTCATTTCTCTGCAGACGGAAAACTGCTGGCCACCGGTGGCCATGATAAGAAG GCTGTGCTGTGGCTCACTGATAGTCAAAAGCATAAATCCATTCTTGAGGAACATACTCATATGATAACAGATGTTCGGTTTAGTCCAAGCATGTCACGGTTGGCAACATCATCGTTCGACAAAACTGTTCGGGTTTGGGATTCTGATAAT GGCTATTCCCTTCGAAATTTCACAGGCCACTCTACATCTGTCATGTCATTAGATTTCCATCCAACAGAGGAGGATCTTATCTGCTCTAATGATTCAAATGGCGAGATACGGATCTGGAGTATTACAAAGGGCAGTTGTCCTAGGGTTTTAGAG GGGGCTACAGTAATGGTCAGATTTCAGCCTGTTTTTGCAAAATGTCTTGCGGCTGCTTCAGATTCACATGTTAAAATAATTGATACACAGAGCTTCCGATGCATTGAGCAGTTACAG GGCCATGCAAAAAAATTGCATTCCATCTGTTGGCATCCTTCTGGCGAACGTCTGGCATGCTTGAGCGAGGACATGGTAAGAGTGTGGAGAGTTGGTTCATCGGGCAGCAAATGGCAATGCCTGCATGAACTAAATAGCAATGGCAATAAGTTTAACACGTGTGTATTCCACCCTGTCTTCCCTTCTCTGCTTATCATAGGCTGTTACCAG AATTTGGAACTTTGGGATATGGTGGAAAACAAAACAATGACCGTAATAGCTCATGAAGGACTAATCACGTCCTTGACTGCATCTACTGCCACTGGGTCGTTCGCTTCTGCCAGCCACGACAAGTGTGTCAAGATATGGGAGTGA